The stretch of DNA CGACCTCTACTGCTTCCAGGCCATCCACCAGGAGGCCGACGTCATCCCCGAGAACGTCGACGCGATCCGCGCGCTCTCCGAGCGGACCGCCAGCGCCGAGACCAGCATCCAGCGGACCAACGACGCACTCGGCGTCGGGCGGGGCCTCGTCGAACACGAGGAACCGGCCCGCCACGCCGACAGCGCGGCCGACGACTGAGCCCGTCGCCGCCTATCCGACCTCGTAGAACTCGACCTCGCCGCTCTCGGTGTCCAGCGTCGCCACCGAGAACGGCTCCGGGGCCGGCGGGATGGCGATGCCGCCGGGGTTGATCCGCGTGGTCCCCTCGTACTCCTCGACGCCCGCCTCGTGGGTGTGGCCGTGGCACACGTAGTCGTAGGTGCCACACTCGACCAGCGCGTCCACGAGCGCGCCGCTGGTGCCGTGGTAGACCGCCACCGCCTGGCCGTCAAGCGTCAGTTCGCCCATCTCCCCGCAGTAGGTGCCCAACTCCGCGACGGTCGACTCCAGGGCCCACTCGCCGTCGTTGTTCCCCCGGACCGCGTAGAACGTCCAGTCGCCGTCGAAGGGGGTCGCAGAGAACGGCGCGACGAAGTCCCCGCAGTGGACCACCGTCTCGACGCCCGCCTCGGCGAACGTCTCGACGGCGGCCTCGACCAGCTCCGTGTTGTCGTGCGTGTCCGAGACGATTCCGACTTTCATACGCCGGGGTACAGGCGGCGCTCACAAGAACGTGTCTCCCCGACCCCGTCGCGCGGGGCTTATACACCCCCTCCCCGTAGCGGGCGACGATGGCACAGGGTATCCTCGACACCGTCGGGCTCGCCGCCGTCCTCCTGCTGGCCGGCCCCATCGCGCTGTTCGGCCTGGAGCACCTGGTCCGGGGCGACCTGTTCGGGGCCGCGCTCTACCTCGGCGTCGCCGCCGGCCTGGTGGTCGTCGAGCAGTACCTCACGACGCCGACGGACGTCCCGGGGCTGGTCGCCGAGAAGACGGTCGGGGCGGTCGTGAAGACCGACGACGAGGACTAGGTCTCGTCGCGCCAGCGGTCGGGGTCGTCGGCGGCCAGGTACTCCGTCAGCAGCGGCGGGAACGCCCGCCCCTCGAGGTACCGCAGACCGAAGTCCTCCGCCCAGTTGATGATGCCGCGGTCCTCCGTCACGACGCCGGCGTCCAGCTCCTTGGCCAGTACGAGCAGGTCGAAGTCCTCCCGCGAGTCCAGCACCCCCTGCCGGAGCGCGTCGCGGTACTCGTCGCGCAGGTCCGAGATCACCTTGTCCACCTCGGTCATGTGGTCGTGTTCCTCGACGGCCTCGGCGCGGGACTCCTCGGCCTTGCGGACGGCCTTCTCCGAGACCCGCAGCCCGCGGTTCACGCGGTCGGACATCTCGTCGATGAACTCGTAGACGAGGTCCGCGGGGATCATCACCTCGTGGTGGGCCGGCGACTTCGTGATGACCCACGTGTCCAGCTTCGTCAGCACCGCCTCGTCGACGTTCCGGTCCGCGAGCATCTCGGTCAGCTCCGTCTTGATCGAGGGCGGCATGTAACAGGAGATGTTGTGGACCAGTTTCGCCTCCGCGATCAGGTCGAGCAGGTCCCGACACGCCGCCTCGGCGTCCTGGTCGTCGTCCCGGATCTCGTCGGTGAGAAACAGCGAGGTGTCCAGCACGAACCGCTGTTTGAGCGGGCGGTCGGCCATACCGGTGCTACGCCACCCGTACACTAAGACCCTCTGGGGCCTCTCAGCGCCCGGGACTCGACACCAGCGTTATACTGGAATGTCAACAAGTGACAGTATGGCCCGCGACTGGGCGACGGTGTTCGACCTCGACACGGACGCCGCCGACCTGCTGGAACACTTCGAGCGCGAGTGGTTCGAGGGCCGGCAGTACCGCCACCTCCCGGACGCCCGACACGGCGTCGAGCGCGGGACCGCCATCGTCGGCGACGCCGTCGTCCGCGGCTACCCGTCGATGCCCCGGGCGCTCGTACTGGCGACGGCCGTCCCCGAGCGGTTCGACGGTCCCGTCGCCGTCGAGGAGAAACTGAACGGCTACAACGTCCGGGTCGCGCGGATCGACGGGGACCTGCTGGCGTTCACCCGCAGCGGCTACGTCTGCCCCTACACCACCGCGAAGGTCGAGTCCCTGCTCGACCCCGCGGGGTTCTTCGACGCCCACCCCGGGAAGATGCTCTGTGGCGAACTGGTCGGGCCGGAGAACCCCTACACCGAACACGACTACGCGGAGGTCGCGGAGGCGGGCTTCTACGTCTTCGACGTCCGCGACCGGGAGACGGGGGACCCCGTCCCCGTCGAGCGCCGGCGGGACCTCTGTGCCGACTACGACCTGGCGACCGTCCGGCAGTTCGGCACGTACACGCCCGCCGCGGCGGTCGGCGTCGCCCGCGAAGCCATCCGCGACCTCGACGCGACGGGCCGCGAAGGGGTCGTGCTGAAGTCGGTCGACGGCCGGCGGGCGCTGAAGTACACCACCAGCGCCATCCACCGCGCGGACCTCGAACACGCGTTCGCGCTCCCGTTCGACTACGGTCGGGACTTCCTCTTCACTCGGGTGCTGCGCGAGGCGTTCCAGGCCGTCGAGTTCGGCGACTCGACCGCCGAGGTCCACGAGCGCGCCCGGCGGCTGGGAGAAGCGATCCTCGTCCCGGCCGTCGAGACGGTCCGGGCCGTCGAGGCCGGCGAGCCCGTCGGCGACGACCACACGGTGCGGGGCGACCCGGCGGTGATCGAGTCGCTGCTGTCGCACTTCCGGGACCAGGGGCTGGAGGTACACGTCGAGCGAGACGAGCGCGTCGACGGGGAGCGGGTCGTCGCGTTCACCAAGGTCGCGCGGGCGACCCGCGACAAGACCGAGTACTACCTCGAGGGCGGAACGGTCGACGAGTGAGACGGGTCAGTCGGCGACGATGGCCTCGCCGGCCTCGTCGAGCAGTTCGTCGATGGAGCGGTCGCTCGGTGCGTTCTCCAGCAGCACGTCGATGGGCAGCGTCGGCGCGCCGTCGATGAGGTTCTCCATCAGGACCAGCCGTTCCCGGGCCCGGGACATCCCGACGTAGAAGACGCGCCGCTCGTTGTCGGTCAGGGTCGGGACGGGGCTGGTGTGTTTCGTGAACTCGTCGACGCTTGGCACCTCGATGCCCTTCTGGTCGACGGTGGCGGCCATCTGCTCGACCACCTTCTCGGTGAGGTCGGTGCCGACGAAGACGTGGTCGGCCTCGCGGCCCTTCGCGGAGTGGATGGTGCCCAGGCGGACCCGGTCGGCGTCCATCCCGCGGTAGTCGCCGGTGAAGTACGCGTCGACGCTGCGCTCCTGGAAGCTCGTGACCTTCCGGAGCATGTCGCCGGCCGAGGCCGCGTCGGGGACGAACGGCACGTACTCGGTGACGAAGTCGGCGTCGACGTCGATCTCGGCGATGTCGTCGGCGTCGTGGTCCTCCTCGACGTCCTCCAGGGCGTCGAAGAAGTCGTCGCGCTCGCCGGTACCGAACGCGGAGTCGGCCAGCATGTCCGCGAGCCGACGGGCCTCCAGCAGCGTCAGCTCCTCGTCGGCCTCGACGGCCTCGACGGCGTTGACGTACTCGGTCAGCCGGTCGGTCCACATCCGCTGGTCGGTCAGACAGGAGAAGGGGATGCCCTCGTCGATGAACTCGTCGATGAACTGGAACATCTGGTAGCGGGCCCGAAAGAGGACCATCACGGTCTCGTCGGACTCCTGGACGGTGGCCTTGACGTTGCGCGCCAGGTCGAACATCGAGGGGTTCGTGACCGCCTCGACGCGCCCGCCCTCCTTGCGGGGGTTGAGGTCCTTCTCCTGGCGCTTGTCGATGTGGCGCACCTCGCGGTTGACGACGTTGAGGATGCGCGAGGGCAGTCGGTAGGAGTTCGGGAGCACCTCGTCCTGGGTGACGTCCTCGTCCAGCAGGAGGTCGGGGTCCGCGCCCTGCCAGGCGTAGACGACCTGGTCGTCGTCGCCGGCGATGAGGACCCGCTGCATGTGGGGCTTCCACTCCTCGTAGACGTCGTACTGCAGCGTCGTGATGTCCTGGAACTCGTCGATGACGAGGTAGTCGACGTTGGGCAGCAGCGACCGCTGGGCGACCCGTTCGAGCATATCCGCGAACCCGGTGACGTCGTTGTCGCCCTTGTACTTCCGCCAGCCGCGGATGGCGTTGGGCACGTCCACGCGGTCGTCGTCGGTGGGCCAGGTGGGCGTGTACTTGTTACCGGTCTGGGCGTTGTCGTCGATCTCCGGCGGCAGGCGGACCTCCTCCTCGTCCCACTTGAACGGGACGTCGTACCAGTCGGCCACGTCGCGGCGGGTCCGCTGGAGCCACTGGCTGGTGGCGATGATCTTGTTGCCCAGCGTCGTCGACCGTGCCGAGCGCCGCCGGGACCCCTCGTACTCGTCCTCGTACTCGATGCCGAACTCCTCGCAGAAGGCCTCCTTGTCGTCCTCGCCGACGACGTCGCCCCGGGAGAGATCCAGCAGTTCGTACGCCTTCGCGTGCATCGTGCAGACGTTGCCCTTCAGCGCGCGGGGAGTCACGTCGAGCCGCTCGGCGAGCCGCTCGCGGATCTCGGCGGCCGCCGCGCGGGTGTACGAGACGACGAGCACGTCGCGGAAGTCGACGTCGTCGTCCTCCAGCAGTTCCTCGACCCGGTCGAGCAAGGCCGTCGTCTTCCCGCTCCCGGGCCCACCGAACAGGCGGACAACCTCGGTGGTCGAATCGGTCATTGCCAACCAACTAGGCTCGCTGGTTCTTAAACGACGTGCTTTCTGGGAGGCGGAGATAGCCCGACCGCGACGGCCGTCGACACCGACGCCCTACCGGTACAGCGAGACGTACAGCATCGCGAACCCGATGATGAACGGGATGGTCTCGGCCATCTGGAAGAAGACGTTCGCCAGCGCGCCCACGCGGCCGGCGCTCAGCTGCGTGATGACGCTGGAGACGGCCACGCCCATACTGATGAACGCGAAGCCGACGAAGGCGAACTGCAGGCGCTCGGAGGGGCGCTTGCGGTAGGCCTGGAAGCTGATGAGCGTGATCCCGAGCGTCAGGCCGAACACGACCATCCGCATCAGGACCAGCGCCCCGCGGGCGATGGCGACGCCGCCGGAGGCCATCCGTCAGGCCCTCCCCTGCATGGTCATTCGGGGTTCAGCTCGTCCCACAGCTGGCTGAACCGGTCGGGGAGGTTCTCCTCGCGGTAGATCTGGACCTTGTACTCCTCGTCTTCGAGCGAGATGACCGTCGACTCGAAGTTCGACTCGTAGACCTTGTAGTGGTTGCCGTCCTCGGCGACCAGCGTCCGGTCTTTCACGAGGTCGTACTCGTCGAGCAGTTCGATGCGACGGTACACCGTCGGCAGCGAGAGGTCGCACTCCTCGGCGAGCTCCTTCGCGGAGTGGGGCTGGCGGCTGATCGCAGCCAACACTCGGCGGGCGTGCTCGTCGCCGATGGTGTCGAGGATCTCCTCGATGCTCTCCTCGTCGTCCTCTGCCACTACCCGTGCTCTACTCGTGAGTTCACATAAGCGTTTTCGCCCGTCGAGGTGGTTTCAGGCTCGGAAAACGCTGGGCGGTTTATATGCTGTCAGAGCCGGTACCTCCGGGTGCGGATCTAGGTGAGACGATGTCCGGAGACGACCTCCGTCGCGTGGCGACGGGCGAGGCGGTGGGCGACCGACCCGACGAGCGACTGACTCCCCTCGACGGGACGGACGACCGGCGAGTCGCGGCCAGTCGCGACGCCGTCCCGGAGTCGGTGTTGGCCTCGATCGCCGACGATGTCGCCGACGGCGACGTCGCGGTCGACGACGGACTCGTCACGGGGAGCCTCGACGAGGTCCTGCTGGCACTGATCGCGCTGTCGGACGACGAGACCCACGGGACCGGACTGATGACGGAGCTGTCGAACCTGTTCGACGCCGACCTGAGCCCGGGCACTGTCTACCCCCGGCTCCACGAGCTCGAAGCCGACGACACGCTCGCGGTCCACGAGCTCGTCCAGACCAAGCAGTACGCTATCGACGACCCCGACACGGCACGCGCGTCGATCGAGGACGCGGCACGCAGCCACCTGGCACTCGGGCTGTTCCTGCACGCGTCCCTCGACGCCGTGTGACGCGAACCGGTTCTCTCAGTTCGGCCTGTTCCCGGCCCCGGTCGGGTTCGGCTACACCCC from Haloarcula litorea encodes:
- a CDS encoding metallophosphoesterase codes for the protein MKVGIVSDTHDNTELVEAAVETFAEAGVETVVHCGDFVAPFSATPFDGDWTFYAVRGNNDGEWALESTVAELGTYCGEMGELTLDGQAVAVYHGTSGALVDALVECGTYDYVCHGHTHEAGVEEYEGTTRINPGGIAIPPAPEPFSVATLDTESGEVEFYEVG
- a CDS encoding DUF7533 family protein, with amino-acid sequence MAQGILDTVGLAAVLLLAGPIALFGLEHLVRGDLFGAALYLGVAAGLVVVEQYLTTPTDVPGLVAEKTVGAVVKTDDED
- a CDS encoding RNA ligase partner protein — translated: MADRPLKQRFVLDTSLFLTDEIRDDDQDAEAACRDLLDLIAEAKLVHNISCYMPPSIKTELTEMLADRNVDEAVLTKLDTWVITKSPAHHEVMIPADLVYEFIDEMSDRVNRGLRVSEKAVRKAEESRAEAVEEHDHMTEVDKVISDLRDEYRDALRQGVLDSREDFDLLVLAKELDAGVVTEDRGIINWAEDFGLRYLEGRAFPPLLTEYLAADDPDRWRDET
- a CDS encoding RNA ligase, with translation MARDWATVFDLDTDAADLLEHFEREWFEGRQYRHLPDARHGVERGTAIVGDAVVRGYPSMPRALVLATAVPERFDGPVAVEEKLNGYNVRVARIDGDLLAFTRSGYVCPYTTAKVESLLDPAGFFDAHPGKMLCGELVGPENPYTEHDYAEVAEAGFYVFDVRDRETGDPVPVERRRDLCADYDLATVRQFGTYTPAAAVGVAREAIRDLDATGREGVVLKSVDGRRALKYTTSAIHRADLEHAFALPFDYGRDFLFTRVLREAFQAVEFGDSTAEVHERARRLGEAILVPAVETVRAVEAGEPVGDDHTVRGDPAVIESLLSHFRDQGLEVHVERDERVDGERVVAFTKVARATRDKTEYYLEGGTVDE
- a CDS encoding UvrD-helicase domain-containing protein, translated to MTDSTTEVVRLFGGPGSGKTTALLDRVEELLEDDDVDFRDVLVVSYTRAAAAEIRERLAERLDVTPRALKGNVCTMHAKAYELLDLSRGDVVGEDDKEAFCEEFGIEYEDEYEGSRRRSARSTTLGNKIIATSQWLQRTRRDVADWYDVPFKWDEEEVRLPPEIDDNAQTGNKYTPTWPTDDDRVDVPNAIRGWRKYKGDNDVTGFADMLERVAQRSLLPNVDYLVIDEFQDITTLQYDVYEEWKPHMQRVLIAGDDDQVVYAWQGADPDLLLDEDVTQDEVLPNSYRLPSRILNVVNREVRHIDKRQEKDLNPRKEGGRVEAVTNPSMFDLARNVKATVQESDETVMVLFRARYQMFQFIDEFIDEGIPFSCLTDQRMWTDRLTEYVNAVEAVEADEELTLLEARRLADMLADSAFGTGERDDFFDALEDVEEDHDADDIAEIDVDADFVTEYVPFVPDAASAGDMLRKVTSFQERSVDAYFTGDYRGMDADRVRLGTIHSAKGREADHVFVGTDLTEKVVEQMAATVDQKGIEVPSVDEFTKHTSPVPTLTDNERRVFYVGMSRARERLVLMENLIDGAPTLPIDVLLENAPSDRSIDELLDEAGEAIVAD
- a CDS encoding DUF7521 family protein: MASGGVAIARGALVLMRMVVFGLTLGITLISFQAYRKRPSERLQFAFVGFAFISMGVAVSSVITQLSAGRVGALANVFFQMAETIPFIIGFAMLYVSLYR
- a CDS encoding ArsR/SmtB family transcription factor, which gives rise to MAEDDEESIEEILDTIGDEHARRVLAAISRQPHSAKELAEECDLSLPTVYRRIELLDEYDLVKDRTLVAEDGNHYKVYESNFESTVISLEDEEYKVQIYREENLPDRFSQLWDELNPE
- a CDS encoding PadR family transcriptional regulator, which gives rise to MSGDDLRRVATGEAVGDRPDERLTPLDGTDDRRVAASRDAVPESVLASIADDVADGDVAVDDGLVTGSLDEVLLALIALSDDETHGTGLMTELSNLFDADLSPGTVYPRLHELEADDTLAVHELVQTKQYAIDDPDTARASIEDAARSHLALGLFLHASLDAV